In the Criblamydia sequanensis CRIB-18 genome, one interval contains:
- a CDS encoding alpha/beta fold hydrolase encodes MSGSKEGFIKSQGVKIHYLAKNLEADKISLLFVPGFLMPAWIWDKQLDFFSKEYRVAAIDIRSQGDSEQATEGHYAYSIAKDIKAMVDELKLEPFILVGWSLAVPEVVNYALHFGGKGLRGLVLVDGLAGIDPSLPFYQSTIDYWMALQTDRKVKTKEFIKSIFKKPQKESYLEKLLESALRTPTNTAMTFMDNYLLQDFRKDLSRLVTPTLITTVNGPRLDYMKRLQTLIPRAHLEIIDDAGHALFVDQPEAFNRLLETFIEGLQK; translated from the coding sequence ATGAGCGGAAGTAAGGAAGGCTTTATCAAGAGCCAAGGCGTAAAGATTCATTATCTGGCAAAGAATTTAGAAGCTGATAAAATTTCCTTATTATTTGTTCCGGGCTTCCTCATGCCCGCCTGGATATGGGATAAGCAGCTTGATTTCTTTTCTAAAGAGTATCGGGTGGCAGCTATAGACATTCGATCCCAAGGAGATTCTGAGCAGGCAACCGAAGGACACTATGCTTACTCTATCGCAAAAGATATTAAAGCGATGGTGGATGAGCTAAAGCTAGAGCCATTTATCTTAGTCGGGTGGTCTCTTGCCGTCCCAGAGGTTGTCAATTATGCCCTCCATTTCGGGGGAAAAGGACTTAGGGGACTTGTTTTAGTGGATGGCTTAGCAGGAATAGACCCAAGCCTTCCTTTCTATCAGTCTACAATTGATTATTGGATGGCTTTGCAAACAGACCGCAAAGTAAAAACAAAAGAATTCATAAAAAGCATATTCAAGAAGCCTCAAAAAGAGTCCTATCTAGAAAAACTTTTAGAGTCGGCGCTTCGAACCCCGACAAATACCGCCATGACTTTTATGGATAATTATCTGCTTCAGGATTTTCGAAAGGACTTAAGTCGACTCGTAACCCCTACCTTAATCACAACAGTGAATGGCCCCAGATTAGACTACATGAAAAGACTTCAGACCTTGATTCCTAGGGCCCATTTAGAAATTATAGATGATGCGGGCCATGCTCTATTTGTAGATCAACCGGAAGCTTTTAATCGCCTTTTAGAGACCTTCATAGAAGGCCTCCAAAAGTGA
- a CDS encoding TolB family protein: protein MWNFFWAFFISLIFEFSCLTDEPYLKNIHQITFDEMGFERAGEAYFSPDDSTILFQAIPKGKKEYQIYRMNLMDGLPLMVSTGKGSCTCAYFHPTQEKIIFASSHSDPMEFREEEAHESYKWHLTPYMNIYEANLDGSDLKALTGGEAYHAECAYSPDGTKIVYASNESGSMNIYVMDADGYNAKAITHTEGIYNGGPFFSPDGKKIIFRADRMRPDYLQIYMIDLETLEEELLTDNEAINWAPYWHPDGDKIAFTTSLHGHHRYEIYLLELATGRMQRLTDYPSFDGLPVFSHDGKKLMWTSKRSPNRSCQIYIADFINPFES from the coding sequence ATGTGGAATTTTTTTTGGGCATTTTTCATATCCTTGATTTTTGAATTTTCTTGCCTAACGGATGAGCCTTATCTAAAAAATATTCATCAAATCACCTTTGATGAAATGGGGTTTGAAAGAGCAGGTGAAGCTTACTTCTCACCTGACGACTCAACTATTCTTTTCCAGGCTATCCCAAAAGGGAAAAAAGAATATCAAATCTATCGCATGAACTTAATGGATGGACTCCCTTTAATGGTAAGCACCGGAAAAGGCTCTTGCACTTGCGCTTATTTCCATCCAACCCAGGAGAAAATCATTTTTGCATCTTCTCATTCAGACCCTATGGAATTTAGAGAGGAAGAGGCTCATGAAAGCTATAAATGGCATCTGACCCCTTATATGAATATTTATGAAGCCAATCTAGATGGATCCGATTTAAAAGCTCTGACTGGAGGAGAAGCCTACCATGCAGAATGCGCCTACTCCCCTGATGGAACGAAAATTGTTTATGCAAGCAATGAAAGCGGCAGCATGAATATTTATGTGATGGATGCGGATGGGTATAATGCAAAAGCTATCACCCATACGGAAGGCATTTATAATGGAGGCCCTTTTTTTTCACCTGACGGAAAAAAAATCATTTTTAGAGCGGATAGGATGCGTCCTGATTATTTGCAAATTTATATGATCGATCTTGAAACCCTTGAAGAGGAACTTTTAACTGATAATGAAGCTATTAATTGGGCTCCCTATTGGCATCCGGATGGAGATAAAATTGCTTTTACAACTTCCTTGCACGGACACCATAGATATGAAATTTATCTTTTAGAACTAGCAACCGGAAGAATGCAAAGACTCACCGATTACCCCTCATTTGATGGGCTTCCCGTATTTAGCCATGATGGTAAAAAACTAATGTGGACTTCCAAGAGAAGCCCTAATCGCTCTTGTCAAATCTATATCGCTGATTTCATAAACCCTTTTGAGAGTTAA
- a CDS encoding DUF6666 family protein yields the protein MKQWSHLISTIFIIILFSQNNYAEEDCCFLFPITGEIGIAYDDFRGLSEGSWNGNTGGLIEVNFGTAIFDGIGLQLGGSYGVYDWAGRGPLGLSDSASIQEQGFISGGFFYKNPCHCPIQAGAIVDWMFNRNFGVFGLNPSFGQVRLQAGYLFPSGDEFGLWGSAYIRTDQKSAFLIPVFFRAVSQINLFWKHYFETSAEVMIWGGVPLKKSLLFSDSKAGKYIVGACFRAPLSSCLSVEGHGAYMGPHHNSASPRFQSYAANICIGINYFFGCKSNACPDLWQAAPYMPIANNSNFIVDTSLND from the coding sequence ATGAAGCAGTGGTCTCATCTTATAAGCACGATTTTTATAATTATTTTATTCTCTCAAAATAACTATGCCGAAGAAGACTGTTGTTTTCTTTTTCCTATTACGGGTGAAATTGGAATCGCCTATGATGATTTTAGAGGCCTATCGGAAGGCAGCTGGAATGGTAATACAGGCGGTTTAATTGAAGTTAATTTTGGAACCGCTATTTTTGACGGCATTGGTCTTCAGCTTGGAGGAAGTTATGGGGTTTATGATTGGGCCGGCAGAGGCCCTCTTGGATTAAGTGATTCCGCAAGTATTCAAGAGCAAGGTTTTATTTCCGGCGGCTTTTTTTACAAAAATCCTTGCCACTGTCCCATACAAGCCGGTGCTATTGTCGACTGGATGTTTAATAGAAATTTCGGTGTCTTTGGCCTAAACCCTTCTTTTGGGCAAGTAAGGCTGCAAGCAGGCTATCTATTTCCATCCGGTGATGAATTTGGGTTATGGGGCTCAGCTTATATCCGAACCGATCAAAAAAGTGCGTTTTTAATTCCGGTATTTTTTAGAGCAGTTAGCCAAATCAATCTTTTTTGGAAGCATTACTTTGAAACTAGCGCTGAAGTAATGATATGGGGAGGGGTTCCTCTTAAAAAAAGCTTGTTATTTTCTGATAGTAAAGCCGGTAAATACATTGTGGGTGCTTGCTTTCGCGCACCTTTAAGCTCTTGTTTAAGCGTGGAAGGGCATGGCGCTTATATGGGGCCGCATCATAATAGCGCATCTCCTAGGTTTCAAAGCTACGCAGCGAATATTTGCATCGGTATCAATTACTTTTTTGGATGCAAATCAAATGCCTGTCCTGACCTATGGCAAGCTGCTCCCTACATGCCTATTGCTAATAATAGCAATTTCATTGTCGATACAAGCCTTAATGACTAG
- a CDS encoding acyl-CoA dehydrogenase family protein: MQHDVREARAFGTQFYNVGVIPDEGIAVNHEQPIEAALVILSQGSGIPIDELRKMNVEGWVPSENGVPTINNREELEKLYDIKNKKSPPSEERTILDEMLEKPRLRNYNSTIQEIREATIEQVRLIMSHEVISIEELHEFFDSPKVLDFIKKIGLVSPDLATLLLVHLILYGKSVLTLGTEKHLPLVEKANLLEVIGCLMMTEEGGGSDIAGTRTTAIFDNETRQFTINTPSRKATKAFIGGAAKNANRTVLFARLILKGKDYGVHGFEMEIRKNGELIPGIKVKDMGKKLGLNGVDNAYVTFENVRIPYNSLLDKFCEISKEGEYIAKEGNLDPLTLVTRFLLGQFVSGRHTIAYNSGNSFSFLTAVFGCYPPSMSKFRHSKEMVDNLAFSFAHEFARPIYFGNNLKNHFNASVMKAVASQMAMEFFDKIINLYGRSSSPHHYAIVRELAEYQAGLDATKTYEGDNNVLLQFVAGKQILKLAYQEYLELTKLDFSLPSLQKKLAILWKYISQNLFTKELPYFLLKAKMLELQKSIANKMRASGGKPELVKRIWDTSCQEEGITIAKIHAETLIIKEFYKKAKALDEEEKSTRWMHLFEIYSWNICKRYVPHVKIPDLSDAYENLMPQVLELLSRFDLKMEWLDAIIPKPSKSIPFDKFDNVAYELSMNLSCAL, translated from the coding sequence ATGCAGCACGATGTAAGAGAGGCCCGAGCATTTGGAACTCAATTCTATAATGTTGGGGTAATTCCAGATGAGGGAATTGCCGTCAATCATGAACAACCAATAGAGGCGGCTTTAGTGATTCTAAGCCAAGGTTCAGGTATTCCCATAGATGAATTAAGAAAAATGAATGTGGAAGGATGGGTGCCTTCTGAAAATGGGGTTCCGACTATCAATAACAGAGAAGAATTAGAAAAACTCTACGACATAAAAAATAAAAAAAGTCCGCCCTCGGAAGAGAGAACCATTCTTGATGAGATGCTAGAAAAGCCAAGGCTCCGCAATTACAATTCTACGATTCAAGAAATTCGAGAAGCTACCATTGAACAGGTGCGCTTAATAATGTCTCATGAAGTGATCTCAATTGAAGAGCTGCATGAGTTTTTTGATTCCCCAAAAGTTTTAGACTTCATAAAAAAAATCGGTTTAGTAAGCCCTGATTTAGCAACTCTCCTTCTCGTTCACCTAATCTTATATGGCAAATCTGTGTTGACCCTCGGAACGGAAAAGCACCTACCTCTTGTTGAAAAAGCGAATCTCCTTGAGGTTATAGGCTGTCTAATGATGACAGAAGAAGGCGGAGGCTCAGATATAGCCGGGACAAGAACAACTGCTATATTTGATAATGAAACGAGACAATTTACCATAAATACTCCTTCAAGAAAAGCGACTAAGGCCTTTATAGGAGGAGCTGCTAAAAATGCCAACCGAACCGTTCTTTTTGCAAGGTTAATTCTTAAAGGTAAGGATTATGGAGTCCATGGATTTGAAATGGAAATTAGAAAAAATGGTGAACTTATTCCCGGGATTAAAGTAAAGGATATGGGGAAAAAATTGGGGCTAAATGGAGTTGATAACGCGTATGTGACTTTTGAAAATGTACGTATCCCCTATAATAGTTTATTAGATAAGTTTTGTGAAATTTCAAAAGAAGGTGAATATATTGCTAAAGAAGGCAATTTAGACCCTCTTACCCTCGTTACAAGGTTCTTGCTTGGTCAGTTTGTAAGCGGCCGACATACCATCGCCTATAATTCAGGGAACTCATTCTCTTTTTTGACAGCCGTTTTTGGCTGCTATCCGCCGTCGATGAGTAAATTTAGACACTCTAAAGAAATGGTGGATAATTTAGCTTTCTCTTTCGCGCATGAATTCGCAAGGCCCATCTATTTTGGAAATAATCTTAAAAATCATTTTAATGCGTCGGTCATGAAAGCCGTCGCTTCCCAAATGGCCATGGAATTTTTTGATAAAATCATCAATTTGTATGGCAGATCTTCTTCCCCACATCATTATGCTATCGTAAGAGAACTTGCCGAGTATCAAGCAGGCCTTGACGCTACAAAAACTTATGAAGGCGATAATAACGTCCTTCTTCAATTTGTCGCCGGAAAACAAATCTTAAAGCTTGCCTATCAAGAATACCTTGAATTGACAAAGCTTGATTTCTCGCTTCCTTCACTTCAAAAGAAGCTTGCTATTCTTTGGAAATATATTTCTCAAAATTTATTTACAAAAGAGCTCCCCTACTTTCTTTTAAAAGCTAAGATGCTTGAATTGCAAAAAAGTATAGCAAATAAAATGCGTGCCAGCGGTGGAAAACCGGAATTAGTGAAACGCATCTGGGACACAAGCTGTCAAGAAGAAGGGATAACGATTGCCAAGATCCATGCAGAGACTTTAATCATTAAAGAATTTTATAAAAAAGCAAAAGCGCTTGATGAGGAAGAAAAATCTACTAGATGGATGCATCTATTTGAAATTTACTCTTGGAATATATGCAAGCGTTACGTTCCTCATGTTAAGATTCCGGATTTATCCGATGCGTATGAAAACTTGATGCCGCAAGTTTTAGAGCTCTTAAGCCGTTTCGATTTAAAAATGGAGTGGCTTGACGCAATTATTCCAAAACCAAGTAAATCCATTCCTTTTGATAAATTCGACAATGTCGCTTATGAGTTAAGCATGAACTTATCTTGCGCTCTTTAA